The Brachyspira aalborgi genome has a segment encoding these proteins:
- a CDS encoding sulfatase — MKKILYNFYINSFIIISILYFTITQFLLPSLSIDRFKISFIDILYIYLFSLISYFLSNKKLVISYLFIIVSVFSFFTIEPLGITILTKPIFFTDMEYLYPSLIEVLPFYMQIITIAATILYFSSLFAFSIYFLYRLIKIFLIDKKKGIILFFIILITTYLSFFREVKINSIYPNYIERVNKFGIINSISYRISFDRENNKVIANIDNVKNAIELLKEVQNKREISNLIMPYDYTNKRNVFIIFMESFYDYSHFLELFDKDPFPKEYREWALQSSKVGPNDGNGSLFARLSGLIGTSPIYPKKQKSKVNTALPFLMKNAGYKTIALEECGITFNLDKLFPNIGFEEIIFNLGLTNIKNYIKNNDFEEPVFVSGFTFLGHAGSHIKNDFNIFENNKRFYEKINRKDKKVLLETMENSVMAAIDIIETKNIILQKYPDAIIIFKHDHLYPYLAGMIYNSSVDENIKKEFFESYAISPLLIWNGRNGAFKLEDGFPPENIPLFIAVNTKINWTNSIISLLYKDKTEGIIRFYNNFYTNENNKIIRIEVSKESLSYKYNYAQRILSEDILRGEKYFNDIITR; from the coding sequence ATTAAAAAAATATTATATAATTTTTATATTAACTCTTTTATAATTATTTCAATATTATATTTTACGATAACTCAATTTTTACTTCCGTCACTTTCGATTGACAGATTTAAAATAAGTTTTATAGATATATTATATATTTATTTATTTTCTTTAATTTCTTATTTTCTTTCAAATAAAAAATTGGTAATCTCTTATTTGTTTATTATAGTTTCGGTTTTTTCATTTTTTACAATAGAACCTTTAGGAATAACTATTTTAACTAAACCGATATTTTTTACAGATATGGAATATTTATATCCTTCGCTAATTGAAGTTTTGCCATTTTATATGCAAATAATTACGATAGCGGCTACAATATTATATTTTTCTTCGCTTTTTGCATTTTCAATATATTTTTTATATAGATTAATTAAAATATTTTTGATTGATAAGAAAAAAGGAATTATATTATTTTTTATAATTTTAATTACTACTTATTTATCGTTTTTTAGAGAAGTTAAAATTAATTCTATATATCCAAATTATATTGAAAGAGTAAATAAATTTGGAATAATAAATTCAATAAGTTATAGAATTTCTTTCGACAGAGAAAATAATAAAGTAATTGCAAATATTGATAATGTTAAAAATGCGATTGAATTATTAAAAGAAGTTCAAAATAAAAGAGAGATTTCAAATTTAATTATGCCTTACGATTATACTAATAAAAGAAATGTTTTTATAATTTTTATGGAATCATTTTACGATTATAGTCATTTTTTAGAATTGTTTGATAAAGACCCTTTTCCAAAAGAATATAGAGAATGGGCTTTACAGTCGTCAAAAGTCGGACCGAACGATGGGAACGGAAGTTTATTTGCAAGGCTTTCGGGTTTAATTGGAACTTCGCCGATTTATCCGAAAAAACAAAAAAGCAAGGTAAATACCGCTTTGCCTTTTTTAATGAAAAACGCTGGCTATAAAACAATCGCGCTTGAAGAATGCGGAATAACTTTTAATTTAGACAAATTATTTCCAAATATTGGATTTGAAGAAATTATATTTAACTTGGGACTAACAAACATAAAAAATTATATAAAGAATAACGATTTTGAAGAGCCTGTATTCGTTTCTGGATTTACATTTTTGGGGCATGCTGGAAGTCATATAAAAAATGATTTTAATATTTTTGAAAACAATAAAAGATTTTACGAAAAAATTAATCGAAAAGATAAAAAAGTTTTGCTTGAAACTATGGAAAATTCCGTTATGGCTGCAATTGATATAATAGAAACTAAAAATATAATTCTTCAAAAATATCCCGATGCGATTATAATTTTTAAGCATGACCATTTATATCCTTATTTGGCGGGAATGATTTATAATTCTTCTGTAGACGAAAATATAAAAAAAGAATTTTTTGAATCTTACGCTATTAGTCCGCTTTTAATATGGAATGGCAGAAACGGAGCTTTTAAGTTGGAAGACGGATTTCCGCCCGAAAATATTCCGTTATTTATAGCCGTAAATACTAAAATTAATTGGACGAATTCTATAATTTCGCTTTTATATAAAGATAAAACGGAAGGAATTATAAGATTTTATAATAATTTTTATACGAACGAAAATAATAAAATTATCCGAATAGAAGTTAGTAAAGAAAGTTTGTCTTATAAATATAATTACGCTCAAAGAATTTTATCGGAAGATATTTTAAGAGGCGAAAAATATTTTAACGATATAATAACTCGATAA
- a CDS encoding glycosyltransferase family 61 protein, whose protein sequence is MPLFNKLLHSKIRNKFGIKISQTLKNKSVSAKEIKYKKYIPLKYDCEEKEEFICQIENGRVFADWGFIFTEDGFYIKDVLPLNIIYSPQELFGRFIFYKFRKRRKIKGNIFVLKSQWHVYYGHWIHEILSRIFLLKDSKLFDEIDTIILSKHCKAKFYLKGLKLFSLDKKKIILVEDEEEIICDNLYFSSFPGISVANPPKWVCDKYLNLTKELLSKNNFHFYDKIYISRKRVKTRNILNENELINILSPLGYKVIYPEDYSLEEQFCIFNKAKKIISVLGSGLTNLVCCDKETSVLGIVSYASYEDCHRNICKTIGMKYFEYVENNPDNIVYFNKIIKDRNKNNFKIDLDLFKEKLQVFENS, encoded by the coding sequence ATGCCTCTATTTAATAAATTATTGCATTCAAAAATAAGAAATAAATTTGGAATAAAAATAAGTCAAACTTTAAAAAATAAATCCGTATCGGCTAAAGAAATAAAATATAAAAAATATATTCCTCTAAAATATGATTGCGAAGAAAAAGAAGAATTTATTTGTCAAATAGAAAATGGAAGAGTTTTTGCCGATTGGGGATTTATTTTTACGGAAGACGGATTTTATATAAAAGATGTTTTGCCGCTAAACATAATCTACAGTCCGCAAGAATTGTTTGGCAGATTTATATTTTATAAATTCAGAAAAAGAAGAAAAATTAAAGGAAACATATTCGTTTTAAAATCGCAATGGCATGTTTATTACGGACATTGGATACATGAAATATTATCTCGGATATTTTTACTTAAAGATTCTAAATTATTTGACGAGATAGATACAATTATTTTAAGTAAACATTGTAAAGCTAAATTTTATTTGAAAGGGCTTAAATTATTCAGTTTGGATAAGAAAAAAATTATATTAGTTGAAGATGAAGAAGAGATAATATGCGACAATTTATATTTTTCGTCATTTCCTGGAATTTCAGTTGCAAATCCTCCAAAATGGGTATGCGATAAATATTTAAATCTAACTAAAGAACTGCTTTCAAAAAATAATTTTCATTTTTACGATAAAATTTATATAAGCCGTAAAAGAGTTAAAACGAGGAATATTTTGAATGAAAACGAACTAATAAATATTTTATCTCCGTTAGGTTATAAAGTAATATATCCAGAAGATTATTCTTTGGAAGAGCAGTTTTGCATATTTAATAAGGCTAAAAAAATTATATCGGTATTGGGAAGTGGACTTACAAATTTAGTTTGCTGCGATAAGGAAACTTCGGTTTTAGGAATAGTATCTTATGCAAGTTATGAAGACTGTCATCGCAATATTTGCAAAACTATAGGAATGAAATATTTTGAATATGTTGAAAATAATCCAGATAATATCGTCTATTTTAATAAAATAATTAAAGACAGAAATAAAAATAATTTTAAAATCGATTTGGATTTATTTAAAGAAAAATTACAAGTTTTTGAAAATTCTTAA
- a CDS encoding thymidine kinase: MNYLITGPMFAGKSKYLIKSLDYLLMEKSDIKILFIYPAMSFRGYFCRDKTVILDKRIDIIIEEDLNKKDIYNYISNYDIVGIDEFCFLKETNNFISLIKNFNNIDFYIASLDMDYKRNYWESVTNLIEEDLIDIHIKVFGKCDCGRKGIYSKRIAKDIDRIVIGDDIYKCVCRYCYAGEDEVKLNL, encoded by the coding sequence ATGAATTATTTAATAACAGGTCCTATGTTTGCAGGAAAATCAAAATATTTAATAAAGTCTTTAGATTATTTGCTTATGGAAAAAAGCGATATTAAAATTTTATTTATTTATCCCGCGATGTCTTTCAGAGGATATTTTTGTAGAGATAAAACCGTTATTTTAGACAAAAGAATCGATATTATAATTGAAGAAGATTTAAATAAAAAAGATATTTATAATTATATTTCAAATTATGATATTGTAGGAATTGACGAGTTTTGTTTTTTGAAAGAAACTAATAATTTTATAAGTTTAATAAAAAATTTTAATAATATAGATTTTTATATAGCTTCGCTTGATATGGATTATAAAAGAAATTATTGGGAAAGCGTTACAAATTTAATCGAAGAAGATTTAATCGATATTCATATAAAAGTTTTCGGAAAATGCGATTGCGGAAGAAAAGGAATTTACTCAAAAAGAATAGCAAAAGATATTGACAGAATAGTTATAGGAGATGATATTTATAAATGCGTTTGTAGATATTGTTACGCGGGCGAGGACGAAGTTAAATTAAATCTATAA